CTGTATTAGAAATGCTTTCAAAAAGAATTTGGAATCATTTTGAAACAAAGTCAATGTGATTATCAATTATGTTAAATACAGTGGTATTATCACTATTTACTTTGTTTATTTGGATTTCAAGTGGATTAATAATTGTTTTAGAGTCATTTTTTATATCAATATATTGACCTGAAATATTTTTGCATAAATCAACATATTCATCTTGTGGATCAATGATGATAATTTGTGATTTTGCATAATGCATATAATTTAAAAGTTTCATACTGAAAGTGGATTTACCACTACCTGATGTTCCAATAATAATTGCATTACTATTTCTCCTGTACCCATCTCTATGGAATAGATCAAAGAACACTGGGGAACCATCATTCTTTTGAGTTCCTAAAATAAAGTTATTATGATCATTCAATAATTCTAAATTTCAAGGTCAACCAAAAGCAATTAATTCTGGTAATGCTTGAATTGAGGTGTTTAAGAAATCTGTTGGTGGAATTTGTGATTGATTTCAACATTTAAACTGTTCGAAATTAAATTTTCCCAACTTAATGTTTTCTTTTTTAGCATTTGATTCATTTACTTTTTCGATTTCATTTAAATCATTTTCTTTTAATGCTGTATTTAATAGATAAACTCCAACATCTAATAGTGGTTTTGTTTGGTTTTTAACAATGTTTTCAGTCAATTGATTAAAAATTTCATACTCATACTGGTTTTTCTTATCTCTTAAAAAGTGTTGTGTTTTTTCATAAGCTTGTGCTCCAATTTTTCTGTTGGAACTTTCAAGAAGTTTCTCTGCAACAGTTTGTGATAAAGGACTAATACTGATAAAAACATTTGAATCACTATCATAAATAGTATTAAGTCAACCATTATCTACTTCATAATCAAATTCTTTTATTCCTTGCATAGAGTGGTATTTATCATTTACCTTAAAGTTATTTGAAGAAAACTCAATAGAGTTTATGTCTAATATTTCTCTAATATTTACTCTATCTGTTCTTGCATTTAATGTTTTTAATTCAATTTCTGGTTGTGATTTATCAAGATCATAGAAATTACTATAAAAAAGCAATGTTTGAATTTGATCTTGCTCTTCAATTAAGAAATTAACATTCTCAAAAGCAGTTTTAACATTTTGGGTGTTTTCAATTAATGCAGTTTCACTTTCACCATAAACTAAAATGTAATAGACTTGGTATTTTTGGTTTTCAAACAACTCTAAATCACTTTTTAAAGCATTTAAATAAATTTGTGATTTCTTGTCTTTAAATTTTTTAAGTGCTTCATCAGCATAGAATATATTTTCCTTAAAATCATTTTTACTGTTAATTTTAATGATGTTAATTGGTGTTTTGATAGTACTAATTCCTTTTGTTAGTTCTTCTAAAAGTTGTTCTTGGTTGTATTTATCATATTTAAAAATGGAATTACCATGCAACTTCAATAATCTTGCATAAAATTCTTTATTTTTGCTTAGTTTGTTTGTAGCAAGAACTCCATCATTATCTATTTCAGTGAATACCATTAAGTCATTTATCTCATCATCTTTAAATTTCTTTTTAGATGATTCATACTTAATTCAAATTCAAAGCATTTGATAAACCTTATATGATGTATCTTTAACTGTTAAAAATAACGACATAATCAGTGGTATAAACATTACTGAAATTAATACTCTATATGCAATATTTAAATGTGGGAAACCAAAGAAACAAATTATAAAGTCAGATAAAGCAAAAATCAGAAATACAATCATATCAAACCAAGACATATTTCTAAAAATTTTGAATTGGTTTCTTTTTAGTGGTTTTGCTTGTAGCATCTATTTCACCTTATCTCCTTCTTGCAACTTGTTAAATATCTTAATAAATCAAGGTTTAAGAGCATTGTTAATTGCTTGTTCTGCTGTTTTTTCCTTACTCATAGTGTTTTTAGCATTTCTAGCACTTGTTTTTGCTCTTACACCTAAATCATTATTTCTTTTTAATGTGTTTTTTTCATAGCTAATTGTTTTGTTAGCTTCAGCTTTGGTTTCTTTTGTATTTGCTGTGTTATTTGCTGTTTTGTTCTTGTTGCGTCTTAGTCTGATTGATGATTCAGCAAACTGATCTAGATTAAAGAAATACATTAATCTGGTTATCATACCATTAATTCCATAAGTCATACCTAAGATGATTGCAATTGATAAAATTGATGTAGTTCATTCACCAGAAAGTGCTGTTGAATTATCACCTAAAATCTCATCAATCAATGATGGTACTTGTTCAAAAGTAGTTTGAAGCAACATAATGTATAAGAGAAGACAAATTAATATAATGAAAATACTTAATACACTCTCTGTGAATTTAGCAAATCATTTCTTTAATGTTTCTCCTGCATCATTAGTCCCTTGTGTTATAGCAACTGGTAATCATAAGAAATAAACAAATTCATAAGCAATTGCTTTGATAACACGTATAAAAAGTCCAAAGATCACAACTACAATTGCAAAAATTGCAATTGCAAGTTTGATGATAAGTAAAATACCACTACCATCTATGTAAAATCATTCATTATAACTTAAAGGTTGAAATGTATTTTGCACTTGAATTCATGCTTTGTGTCCTTCTGATGTTTCAGTTCATTTTGGTTCTAATACTTTAAATATGTATTGTGATAGAGATGTATCTTGGTTAAAGATTGAATTTTTAACTAACTGATAAATAATTACAAAAAAGATCATCATTAATCACATTAATATTGGTATTCCAACTACCATTAAAAATGATAATGTCCCACGCTTTATTGATTCTTTGAATAATTGTTGGTTTTCTACATCTTTTCTTGCTTGTATAAATCTATAAAAGACTATACCAACTACAAAGAAAAGACATATCAGTGCAATACCAAAGAACCTTATAAAGAAACCAGTTGAGAAGTTTATTTCATAACCACCAAATAAAATGTAAATTGGTAGTTTTAAAGCAACAAATTCTAGTGTTGTGTAAATGATATGAAGAATTCAACCAGGAAGAAATACAAGTATGTATCACAATCCTGAGAAAATCGCATAACCAATGGAATTAATTAGTCAGGCAAACACTTTTTATACCTAAAATAAGATGTTTTGTTAAATTACTTACAATGCTTTTGGAGTGTAATCTGCTAAAATTGATCAATTGTTAGATTGCATTACTATAAAGAATATTAGTGAAAAGAAAAGAGCCATTATTCCACCAATATATCAATAAAGTTTTTTGATTTCCATTTTATAATTTTCTGGATCTGTTTTGGATATTCTCATAAATTTTTTAGCCAATAAAACAGCACCAGAAAGAATAAATACCACTAATGCAATAATTACAGGTATTGTAATTGCAGAAAGTAAGGACTTAAACCCACCTGAAACAGATGATGAAATAGAAGAAGCAAGATTATCATTTACTGCAGAAGCACTTGCTGAAACATTTTCTGCAAAAAATTGTGTTATTTTTGTTATTTCCACTCTTTATCTCCTTTAATTGTTTTGTTTTAAATTTATTTCTTGTAAGTATTTAATAATTCATAACCTTTTGTATTATGTTTTACTTTAAAGTATGGTCTGCGATTCATTGTATCTTCAAATTTCTTTATTCATTTTTTCTTTGTTATCAATAAATGTTCTTTATTGTGCTTTGATAATGCAACATAAATTCATAATGCTTCATCATAGTTGTTAGATACAAAAGAATTATTGAAATCATATGTAATTCCAAAACTAGAATTTCTGTGTTTTTCACTTAAATTTAAAAGTTTGAATACATAATTCAAAATTTCTAATAACTTTTCTGCACTATACACTCTAATATTCTTGTTTGAAAAGACATTTTTCAATGTACCATAGAATATTTGCTTAATGTTTTTAGATGCTGTATCAATTTTTGAATTAAAAATGCTTTCAATCACAATTATTAATTTTTCAACAATTTTTGTTGCTAATTCTTTACTTACATTTTGATCTAATGCATAAACTAATCTAATTCTTGCTTTTGTATCAGTTGATGAATTAGTTTCATAGTAAAAAGTAGGTAAAAAATACCTTAAAAACAACATTTCTTTATCATTTTTGTTGTTTAAATCACTTTTTGTGAAAAATTTATTGTTGTACTTCAAAAGAGTTGAAAAAATTCTATTTGCTTTTTCATCAATATCAATATTGATAAATCTTGTTGTTGTACCAGTAGAGCAAATATAACTTTTATTTTGAGAAATTGCATCTATCAATGATGAAATTTTCATTGTTTGCAGTTTCTTATCTTGTTCTATAACAGTTTTATGAAATAAACCATTCATTTTTGAAGCATGATAAGCTGATGGTTTTGAATTATGTCTTTTGTAGAAGATAAAGAAATTAGAACAATATTTATCTTGATCTCACATTCTGTAAAGCATAACTAACCACCTTTAATTCATTTTGTTTTGTTATTTTTCCAAAAAAGCA
The nucleotide sequence above comes from Mycoplasma sp. Pen4. Encoded proteins:
- a CDS encoding Mbov_0397 family ICE element conjugal transfer ATPase; amino-acid sequence: MLQAKPLKRNQFKIFRNMSWFDMIVFLIFALSDFIICFFGFPHLNIAYRVLISVMFIPLIMSLFLTVKDTSYKVYQMLWIWIKYESSKKKFKDDEINDLMVFTEIDNDGVLATNKLSKNKEFYARLLKLHGNSIFKYDKYNQEQLLEELTKGISTIKTPINIIKINSKNDFKENIFYADEALKKFKDKKSQIYLNALKSDLELFENQKYQVYYILVYGESETALIENTQNVKTAFENVNFLIEEQDQIQTLLFYSNFYDLDKSQPEIELKTLNARTDRVNIREILDINSIEFSSNNFKVNDKYHSMQGIKEFDYEVDNGWLNTIYDSDSNVFISISPLSQTVAEKLLESSNRKIGAQAYEKTQHFLRDKKNQYEYEIFNQLTENIVKNQTKPLLDVGVYLLNTALKENDLNEIEKVNESNAKKENIKLGKFNFEQFKCWNQSQIPPTDFLNTSIQALPELIAFGWPWNLELLNDHNNFILGTQKNDGSPVFFDLFHRDGYRRNSNAIIIGTSGSGKSTFSMKLLNYMHYAKSQIIIIDPQDEYVDLCKNISGQYIDIKNDSKTIINPLEIQINKVNSDNTTVFNIIDNHIDFVSKWFQILFESISNTEKILIKTALKTLYIKWNFYHQKTIKDLKRQKNWPIIDDFIKELENTQFNNELEKEIYQKPLIKLVKEFKFFFQEQISNKNIFNKPSNINLDNKFIVFNVKKLLAQQNQGSAQAQIYLLLNIINTKIYMNSINNSKNKTILFIDEAHFALKDNTPVIREFIIDTTKTIRKYNGSIVLATQNVNDISQNAAKILGNIQYSFFFNCKQLDIDSIKALYETNQTLTDQDLKFISNAKTGECLMLLTEKKHYQIKANYNNLEKDLFFKDFTIIEKYTKSLKFEITALFKKLSDSELKDELLTEYNKEIAMFESNLSLYSKNQEFLSFLVSFKENLIKVIRNI
- a CDS encoding Mbov_0396 family ICE element transmembrane protein, with the translated sequence MFAWLINSIGYAIFSGLWYILVFLPGWILHIIYTTLEFVALKLPIYILFGGYEINFSTGFFIRFFGIALICLFFVVGIVFYRFIQARKDVENQQLFKESIKRGTLSFLMVVGIPILMWLMMIFFVIIYQLVKNSIFNQDTSLSQYIFKVLEPKWTETSEGHKAWIQVQNTFQPLSYNEWFYIDGSGILLIIKLAIAIFAIVVVIFGLFIRVIKAIAYEFVYFLWLPVAITQGTNDAGETLKKWFAKFTESVLSIFIILICLLLYIMLLQTTFEQVPSLIDEILGDNSTALSGEWTTSILSIAIILGMTYGINGMITRLMYFFNLDQFAESSIRLRRNKNKTANNTANTKETKAEANKTISYEKNTLKRNNDLGVRAKTSARNAKNTMSKEKTAEQAINNALKPWFIKIFNKLQEGDKVK